Proteins from one Pontibacter korlensis genomic window:
- a CDS encoding thioredoxin family protein yields MVQQTASVAPGNKAQDFALLDTVSDKIVSLQDVSSPKATVIMFICNHCPYVQHILPELLKVARQYKAQGVSFVAISANDASFYPEDGPAQMKKLAKEMNFPFPYLYDQTQQVARTYQVECTPDFYVYNSNMCLAYHGQFDDSRPKSNIPVTGRDLRQALDALLAGQPIPEHQTPSIGCGIKWRAA; encoded by the coding sequence ATGGTACAACAAACAGCTTCCGTCGCACCTGGTAATAAGGCTCAGGATTTTGCCCTATTGGATACTGTATCCGATAAGATTGTTTCGCTTCAGGATGTGTCTTCGCCTAAGGCCACAGTTATCATGTTTATCTGTAACCACTGCCCATATGTTCAGCACATACTGCCAGAGCTGCTGAAGGTAGCAAGGCAATATAAAGCGCAGGGAGTAAGCTTTGTGGCCATTAGCGCAAATGATGCCTCCTTCTACCCGGAAGACGGTCCGGCACAGATGAAAAAGCTGGCCAAAGAAATGAATTTTCCGTTTCCCTACCTCTACGACCAGACCCAGCAGGTAGCCCGTACGTACCAGGTAGAGTGCACTCCTGATTTTTATGTTTACAACAGCAACATGTGCCTTGCCTACCACGGGCAGTTTGATGATTCACGGCCAAAAAGCAACATACCTGTAACAGGCAGAGATTTACGACAAGCTCTGGATGCCTTGCTTGCGGGGCAACCTATACCCGAGCACCAGACGCCAAGTATTGGCTGTGGCATTAAGTGGCGAGCAGCCTAG
- a CDS encoding murein L,D-transpeptidase catalytic domain family protein — translation MRKPRWRRMRRKLSRNLLPLFAPLVLTPMATPVNTGAAMPHSSTDTMKRRMANLKLMHFNQVAYNLYSHIQLQEAGLRFEVFNKALTGYYNMRHNNEVSGKPYITIVDFTKSSNEKRLWVVDVEKKELLHNTYVSHGRNSGEEFAETFSNKSESYMSSIGFYVTGNTYQGKHGLSLRLDGLDEGFNTNARDRCIVMHGAEYATEEFIEQAGRLGRSLGCPAIPMEEHEDVINVVKGGTTMYVHAANDKYTSQYLDHAQAMSEMLSENKVDLPPTSPS, via the coding sequence ATGAGAAAGCCAAGATGGAGAAGAATGCGCCGCAAGCTGAGCCGCAACCTGCTGCCTTTGTTTGCGCCGCTCGTGCTTACACCAATGGCCACACCAGTTAACACAGGTGCCGCTATGCCGCACTCCAGCACGGATACGATGAAGCGGAGGATGGCAAACCTTAAACTGATGCACTTTAACCAGGTGGCTTACAACCTGTACAGCCACATACAGTTGCAGGAGGCAGGGCTTCGCTTTGAGGTGTTTAACAAAGCACTCACTGGCTACTATAACATGCGACACAACAACGAGGTGTCTGGCAAGCCATATATCACCATTGTTGACTTTACAAAGTCGTCTAACGAGAAGCGCCTGTGGGTGGTAGATGTAGAAAAGAAGGAGCTACTTCATAATACCTATGTATCGCATGGCCGCAACTCAGGAGAGGAGTTTGCCGAGACCTTCTCCAACAAGAGTGAATCTTACATGAGCAGCATTGGTTTCTATGTAACTGGCAATACATACCAGGGTAAGCACGGGCTGTCGCTGCGGTTGGATGGCTTGGACGAAGGCTTTAACACCAATGCCCGCGACCGCTGTATAGTGATGCACGGTGCTGAGTATGCTACAGAAGAATTTATTGAACAGGCTGGTCGTTTAGGCCGCAGCCTCGGTTGTCCTGCTATCCCGATGGAGGAGCACGAAGATGTAATCAATGTGGTTAAGGGAGGTACTACTATGTACGTACACGCTGCTAACGACAAGTATACGTCGCAGTACCTGGACCATGCCCAGGCTATGTCGGAGATGCTTAGTGAAAATAAGGTAGACCTGCCACCAACTTCACCGAGCTAG
- the treY gene encoding malto-oligosyltrehalose synthase has protein sequence MTYIPSATYRLQTSPNFKLSDIKQLIPYLHELGISTIYSAPIFCARPGSEHGYDVTAPYDINPEVGTQKELREIAAELKERGMGWLQDIVPNHMAFHPDNVWLMDVLEKGPQSQFYTFFDIDFHHPDFNGQVMVPFLGEPLDKIVEQGQLELKLTEKGISLNYFDNVYPVSVSSYRPLLQEALQASGDPEVSKQANQSLKELELLEAEESINPAAWGNFKKKLYKTEALRKALEQVLQNTSEEKEKLEKILQKQHYILSHWQDTEKQINYRRFFTVNDLICLRMEHPEVFEQYHQFIKQLCDQDILQGLRVDHVDGLLDPTTYLKRLRQLAGPEKYIIVEKILEGEEQLPERWPIQGNSGYDFLAWVSNLYTSAKGRRKLTEVYHRLIPAAPDNYEQLVFDKKMFILNNYMKGELENLLRLLQERHLIPLDPEEQWRKALAVLLAAWPVYCIYGNRLPLSKDEMEVVDNAFAEANKQAPDVAEQLKHLHTLFTLTPDDTEDTKHHKLYFVMRSQQFTGPLAAKGVEDTTFYTYNRLISLNEVGNSPDIFHLETEEFHERMLYRQRVYPHSINATATHDTKRGEGARMRLNVLSELPEEWEEKVTGWLQISQKYTTESTKNDLYFLFQTLLGVLPLEGEVDETLIQRVQEYLEKALREAKVNTDWSAPNETYEQAMKNLVHQLLQEDEDFMHSFQPFFLKVAHYGWIYSLCQSLLKLTCPGVPDVYQGTEFWDLSLVDPDNRRPVDYDLRYRYLQELQQEEAKDALNLHKALLHHPENSKVKLYLLHKVLATRRDMQDLFDKGDYVPLQVHGAKQQHVLAFARHYQGKWAIVAVPLLLTSLVNGHELPLGEEVWQDTAIVLPETAPQGWQQVLGQSTLNANGTLPVAQLLKTFPVALLTA, from the coding sequence ATGACTTATATACCATCAGCCACTTACAGGCTACAGACTTCGCCTAACTTTAAACTGAGCGATATAAAACAGCTCATCCCTTACCTGCATGAACTGGGCATCAGCACCATATACTCTGCTCCCATTTTCTGTGCCCGCCCCGGTAGCGAGCACGGCTACGACGTTACGGCTCCGTATGATATAAACCCAGAGGTTGGCACACAGAAGGAGCTGCGCGAAATTGCAGCCGAACTGAAGGAGCGCGGCATGGGCTGGCTACAGGACATTGTGCCTAACCACATGGCTTTTCACCCGGATAACGTATGGTTGATGGACGTACTGGAGAAAGGGCCGCAGTCGCAGTTTTATACTTTCTTCGATATTGATTTCCACCACCCGGACTTTAACGGGCAGGTGATGGTGCCATTTTTAGGAGAACCGCTGGATAAGATAGTAGAGCAAGGGCAGCTAGAACTTAAGCTAACGGAGAAAGGCATTAGTCTTAACTACTTCGACAATGTTTACCCGGTTAGTGTGTCCAGCTACCGTCCTTTACTACAGGAGGCACTTCAGGCATCTGGTGATCCGGAGGTATCTAAACAGGCAAACCAAAGCCTGAAAGAACTGGAGTTGCTGGAGGCAGAAGAAAGTATAAACCCAGCAGCCTGGGGCAACTTCAAGAAGAAACTCTATAAAACAGAGGCCTTACGAAAAGCACTGGAACAGGTGCTGCAAAATACCAGCGAGGAAAAAGAGAAGCTGGAAAAGATACTGCAAAAGCAGCATTACATACTTAGCCATTGGCAGGACACCGAAAAGCAGATAAACTACCGCCGCTTCTTTACAGTAAACGACCTGATCTGTCTCCGCATGGAGCACCCGGAGGTGTTCGAACAGTATCACCAATTTATCAAACAGCTCTGCGACCAGGATATCCTGCAGGGCCTGCGTGTTGACCACGTAGACGGTTTGCTTGACCCAACTACGTACCTGAAGCGCCTGCGCCAGCTGGCTGGCCCTGAGAAGTACATCATCGTGGAGAAGATTCTGGAAGGCGAAGAGCAGTTACCAGAGCGCTGGCCTATACAGGGCAACAGCGGCTATGATTTCCTGGCTTGGGTTAGCAACCTTTATACTTCTGCCAAAGGCCGTCGCAAGCTTACCGAAGTATACCACCGCCTGATACCAGCTGCTCCTGATAATTATGAGCAGCTGGTGTTCGACAAAAAAATGTTTATCCTGAACAACTACATGAAGGGTGAACTGGAGAACCTGCTGCGCCTACTGCAGGAGCGCCACCTGATACCACTGGACCCGGAGGAGCAATGGCGTAAGGCACTGGCAGTACTGTTGGCGGCCTGGCCGGTATACTGTATTTATGGCAACCGCCTACCACTCTCTAAAGATGAGATGGAGGTAGTAGATAATGCCTTTGCCGAAGCTAATAAACAGGCGCCGGACGTAGCCGAGCAACTGAAGCACCTGCACACACTCTTTACCCTCACTCCGGATGATACTGAGGATACAAAGCATCACAAGCTATACTTTGTGATGCGTAGCCAGCAGTTTACCGGTCCGCTGGCTGCCAAAGGTGTAGAGGATACGACATTTTATACTTATAACCGCCTCATCTCACTTAACGAAGTAGGCAACAGCCCCGACATTTTCCACCTCGAGACAGAGGAGTTTCATGAGCGGATGCTGTATCGCCAGCGCGTATATCCGCACTCCATCAACGCCACTGCCACCCACGATACAAAACGTGGCGAAGGAGCCCGCATGCGCCTGAACGTGCTGAGCGAGTTGCCGGAAGAATGGGAAGAGAAGGTTACCGGCTGGCTTCAGATCTCCCAAAAGTATACAACAGAGTCTACCAAGAACGACCTGTACTTCCTGTTCCAGACGCTGCTGGGCGTACTGCCACTGGAAGGTGAGGTAGATGAGACACTTATACAGCGGGTGCAGGAGTACCTGGAGAAAGCACTGCGTGAGGCAAAAGTAAATACGGACTGGTCAGCACCAAACGAGACGTATGAGCAGGCCATGAAAAACCTGGTGCATCAGCTGCTGCAGGAGGACGAAGACTTTATGCACTCCTTCCAGCCTTTCTTCCTGAAAGTGGCGCACTACGGCTGGATCTATTCACTCTGCCAATCGCTGCTTAAGCTTACCTGCCCGGGCGTGCCGGATGTGTACCAAGGCACCGAATTCTGGGACCTAAGCCTGGTTGACCCTGACAACCGCCGCCCTGTGGACTATGATCTGCGCTACCGCTACCTGCAGGAATTGCAGCAGGAGGAAGCCAAAGATGCGCTAAACCTGCACAAGGCCCTGCTGCACCACCCAGAGAACTCTAAGGTAAAATTATACTTGCTGCACAAAGTGCTGGCTACCCGCCGCGACATGCAGGACCTGTTCGATAAAGGAGACTATGTACCCCTGCAGGTACACGGGGCAAAGCAGCAGCACGTATTAGCCTTTGCCCGCCACTATCAGGGTAAATGGGCGATTGTAGCTGTTCCGCTACTTCTTACCAGCCTGGTAAACGGACATGAATTGCCACTAGGTGAGGAAGTATGGCAAGACACAGCCATTGTATTACCTGAAACCGCGCCACAGGGCTGGCAACAGGTGCTTGGGCAAAGTACGTTAAACGCGAATGGTACGCTACCCGTAGCACAACTACTTAAGACATTCCCTGTCGCACTATTAACTGCTTGA
- a CDS encoding sugar O-acetyltransferase — MKTEKEKMLSGELYDALDKQLSDERLRTRLLLKELNDSREDQAEERSRILKELIPDAGEGLWLQPPFYCDYGTNIKVGEKVFFNFNCIVLDVMQVTIGSRTLFGPNVQIYTATHPMDHKERASGLEFAKPITIGEDVWVGGSAVICPGVSIGDRAVIGAGSVVTKDIPSGVFAAGNPCRVIRSLEQTE, encoded by the coding sequence ATGAAAACAGAAAAAGAAAAGATGCTCTCCGGTGAGCTGTACGACGCACTCGACAAGCAACTCTCAGATGAAAGGCTCCGAACAAGGCTACTTCTCAAAGAATTGAACGACTCCCGCGAAGACCAGGCGGAAGAGCGCAGCCGTATCCTAAAAGAACTCATACCTGACGCGGGCGAAGGCTTATGGTTGCAGCCTCCATTTTACTGCGACTATGGCACCAATATCAAAGTTGGTGAAAAGGTGTTTTTCAACTTCAACTGTATAGTACTTGATGTGATGCAGGTAACGATTGGCAGCCGAACCCTATTTGGTCCTAATGTGCAGATCTATACGGCCACACATCCCATGGATCATAAAGAGAGAGCCTCAGGCCTGGAGTTTGCCAAGCCTATCACTATCGGTGAGGATGTTTGGGTAGGTGGCAGTGCGGTAATTTGCCCTGGTGTAAGTATAGGCGATCGCGCAGTGATTGGTGCTGGCAGTGTAGTTACCAAAGACATACCGTCTGGTGTTTTTGCAGCCGGTAACCCTTGCAGAGTTATCCGCTCTCTTGAGCAAACAGAGTAG
- a CDS encoding DUF3536 domain-containing protein encodes MQRYICIHGHFYQPPRENPWLNEVELQESAAPYHDWNERISDECYARNSASRILNGNGNIVDIINNYSYMSFNFGPTLLEWMQKHDPETYQAILDADKESIKRFSGHGSALAQVYNHIIMPLANERDKHTQVIWGIYDFKKRFGRNPEGMWLAETAADTPTLEVLAEHGIKFTILSPYQAKAFRKIGEREWVKAEGANINPRRPYLCKLPSGREIVLFFYDAPVSQGIAFEGLLEHGEDFAHRLGGTFDAHSREPQLMHIATDGETYGHHHRFGEMALSYALHHIEEEKMAQVTVYGEYLSKFPPHYEAQIIEASSWSCAHGVERWRSNCGCNTGGHPSWNQEWRKPIRESFDWLRDKLVPLYEQEIRSLGADPWTTRNDYIQVIMDRSEANVASFIKNHTTRQLTTEEQVRFLKLMEMQYHTLLLYTSCGWFFDEVTGIETVQDVLYAARALQLARDLSGGDLGPEFIQRLSQAKSNHKDREDAGASYIKTVKPTMIDLLRVGAHYAVSSLFQNFPEELDLYCYTASSEDYDYIQAGRQKLAIGRATIKSKVTWEEITITYSVLHLGDHQLFGGVRKFMTLQDYNRLHQELKTAFERGYVSEVIMLLDKHFESHNYSFWHLFKDDQKKILNQVLAQTMENLEKDFQQLYDNNYALIAAIQTIGMQMPRPLQTTVDHIVNTRLQTEFESEEPDPQEIRRSLEEVKRMHVTLDYETLEFALSQRVDLLMKKIQEHPQDIATIDLMIALLEVVTGSKLATDYWQAQNIAFRMQQHEYKDMKKRSQQGNKEAMNWCQKFEKLYQNLNLKI; translated from the coding sequence CGCTACATCTGTATACACGGCCATTTCTACCAGCCACCTCGCGAAAACCCCTGGTTAAACGAGGTGGAGCTGCAGGAATCTGCTGCACCTTATCACGACTGGAACGAGCGTATTTCAGATGAATGCTATGCCCGTAATTCTGCTTCGCGCATCCTGAATGGTAACGGTAACATTGTAGATATCATCAACAACTACAGTTACATGAGCTTTAACTTCGGCCCTACCCTGCTGGAGTGGATGCAAAAACACGATCCCGAAACCTACCAGGCTATACTGGATGCCGACAAGGAAAGTATAAAACGCTTTTCCGGCCACGGTTCAGCGCTTGCGCAGGTGTACAATCATATCATCATGCCGCTGGCCAACGAGCGCGATAAGCATACGCAGGTAATTTGGGGTATCTATGATTTTAAGAAGCGCTTCGGGCGCAACCCGGAAGGCATGTGGCTAGCCGAAACAGCTGCCGATACACCTACTCTGGAAGTACTGGCGGAGCACGGCATTAAGTTTACCATCCTTTCGCCTTACCAGGCAAAGGCCTTCCGCAAGATAGGAGAAAGAGAATGGGTAAAAGCGGAAGGAGCCAATATCAACCCGCGTCGCCCTTACCTCTGCAAGCTGCCTTCAGGCCGCGAGATCGTGCTGTTCTTTTACGATGCCCCGGTATCGCAGGGGATTGCCTTTGAGGGCTTGCTGGAACATGGGGAGGATTTTGCCCATCGGCTAGGCGGCACTTTTGACGCCCACTCAAGGGAGCCACAACTCATGCACATTGCCACCGACGGTGAAACCTACGGCCACCATCACCGCTTCGGCGAGATGGCGCTTTCTTATGCCTTGCACCACATCGAGGAAGAAAAGATGGCGCAGGTCACGGTATATGGCGAATACCTCTCAAAGTTTCCGCCTCATTATGAGGCACAGATCATTGAGGCAAGTTCCTGGAGTTGTGCCCATGGCGTAGAGCGCTGGCGTAGTAACTGCGGCTGTAACACTGGAGGCCACCCTAGCTGGAACCAGGAGTGGCGAAAACCCATCCGGGAGTCTTTCGATTGGCTTAGAGATAAACTTGTCCCCCTGTATGAGCAGGAAATCAGAAGCCTTGGAGCAGACCCATGGACCACCAGGAATGACTACATCCAGGTGATTATGGATCGATCTGAGGCCAATGTCGCGTCGTTTATCAAGAACCATACAACAAGACAACTTACTACAGAGGAGCAGGTGCGCTTTCTGAAACTGATGGAAATGCAGTACCATACCCTGCTCCTTTATACTAGCTGCGGTTGGTTCTTTGATGAAGTCACCGGCATCGAAACAGTTCAGGACGTACTTTACGCCGCACGTGCCCTGCAGCTTGCCCGGGACTTGAGTGGCGGGGACCTGGGGCCTGAGTTTATACAGCGCTTGAGCCAAGCCAAGAGTAACCACAAAGACCGTGAAGACGCCGGTGCCTCTTATATCAAGACTGTGAAGCCTACCATGATCGACCTGCTGCGTGTGGGAGCTCACTATGCTGTATCCTCCCTCTTCCAGAACTTTCCGGAAGAGCTGGACCTGTACTGCTACACGGCCTCTTCCGAAGATTATGACTATATACAAGCTGGCCGCCAGAAGTTGGCAATAGGACGCGCCACAATAAAGAGCAAAGTCACCTGGGAGGAGATAACAATTACCTACAGCGTGCTGCACCTCGGCGACCACCAGCTGTTTGGCGGCGTGCGGAAGTTCATGACCCTTCAGGATTACAACAGGCTACACCAGGAGCTAAAAACGGCTTTCGAGCGCGGCTACGTGAGCGAAGTGATCATGCTATTAGACAAGCACTTTGAGTCGCACAACTACTCTTTCTGGCACCTGTTTAAAGACGATCAGAAAAAGATACTTAACCAGGTTCTCGCACAGACCATGGAGAATCTCGAAAAAGATTTCCAGCAGCTGTACGACAATAACTATGCGCTCATAGCGGCCATTCAGACCATAGGCATGCAGATGCCTCGTCCACTACAAACCACAGTAGACCATATTGTGAATACCCGACTGCAGACTGAGTTCGAATCAGAAGAGCCGGACCCGCAGGAAATAAGGCGATCCCTGGAGGAGGTAAAACGCATGCACGTTACCCTGGATTATGAGACACTGGAGTTTGCCCTGTCGCAGCGTGTAGACCTGCTGATGAAGAAGATTCAAGAGCACCCACAGGACATCGCCACCATAGACCTGATGATAGCGCTATTGGAGGTAGTTACCGGCTCCAAGCTTGCAACAGACTATTGGCAGGCCCAGAACATTGCCTTCAGAATGCAACAGCATGAGTATAAAGATATGAAAAAGCGCAGCCAGCAAGGCAACAAAGAAGCCATGAACTGGTGCCAAAAGTTCGAGAAGCTTTACCAGAACCTCAACCTGAAAATTTAA
- a CDS encoding serine hydrolase domain-containing protein: MFQNIKRLFLFGVVAFIAAACSTTKNLHSKEFVQTQQELTEKLTQISKAASFNGFGVALVNDKEVLYQNGFGIANVETSAKYTENTVQNIASISKTVIGLAVLKAQELGKLNLDDPANKYLPFTVSNPAYPEVPITIRHLVTHTSSIVDTEEYLSRNLVLRDTVNLVHNLNIDVSPTRFNPPSAKTSLEDFLKNLLDTDGEWYSREGFSKSKPGSMYEYSNVGASLAALVVEKATGTTYDEFTSQYILRPLEMHSSGWSFNAIDFSSYSPTYQDKQTPYPCYSLIGYPDGGLLTTSSDMSKYILELMKGYLGNGTILTKQSYKEYFTPQLAAENFTNRSTSEYSDEYNMGITMGFGSTGNFGHTGGDPGMSSVIWFYKDKRMGRYFIVNTDWNTESSGKDQKAIYDLLHEFYVKLNSLSKTTK, from the coding sequence TTGTTTCAGAACATAAAGAGATTGTTTTTATTTGGAGTTGTCGCGTTTATAGCCGCTGCTTGTAGCACGACAAAGAATTTGCATTCGAAAGAGTTTGTACAAACTCAACAAGAGTTAACAGAGAAGTTGACCCAAATAAGTAAAGCAGCAAGTTTCAACGGCTTTGGCGTAGCTTTAGTAAACGACAAAGAGGTTTTATACCAAAACGGTTTTGGGATTGCTAATGTCGAGACAAGCGCCAAGTATACAGAAAACACAGTTCAAAATATTGCCTCTATCTCTAAGACTGTCATAGGGCTTGCCGTTCTTAAAGCGCAGGAATTAGGCAAACTTAACTTAGATGACCCAGCCAATAAATATCTGCCCTTCACCGTATCCAATCCAGCATACCCGGAGGTCCCCATCACCATCCGGCACCTGGTAACGCATACGTCCTCTATTGTAGACACAGAAGAATACCTTTCCAGAAATCTGGTACTGAGGGACACAGTTAATCTGGTTCACAACCTCAACATTGATGTTTCGCCAACACGGTTTAATCCTCCATCAGCTAAAACCTCCTTAGAAGACTTCTTGAAAAACCTGCTTGACACCGATGGAGAATGGTACTCAAGAGAGGGATTCTCAAAAAGTAAACCAGGAAGCATGTATGAGTATTCAAATGTTGGAGCCTCACTTGCCGCATTAGTAGTGGAGAAAGCTACAGGCACTACTTATGATGAGTTTACTTCACAGTACATTTTACGCCCTTTGGAGATGCATTCATCGGGTTGGAGTTTTAATGCAATTGATTTTTCAAGCTATTCCCCCACTTATCAGGACAAACAAACACCTTATCCCTGTTACTCCCTTATTGGTTACCCAGACGGAGGATTGCTAACCACGAGCTCAGATATGAGCAAGTACATTCTAGAACTCATGAAAGGGTATCTTGGCAACGGGACTATCCTCACTAAACAGAGTTACAAAGAGTACTTTACACCACAACTTGCGGCAGAAAACTTCACTAACAGGAGTACCAGCGAATACAGTGATGAGTACAATATGGGAATCACAATGGGATTTGGCTCTACAGGAAACTTCGGGCACACCGGCGGCGATCCAGGAATGTCTTCTGTGATCTGGTTTTACAAAGACAAAAGGATGGGCCGGTACTTTATAGTTAACACAGATTGGAATACTGAATCATCCGGCAAAGACCAGAAAGCAATCTATGATCTGCTCCACGAATTTTATGTAAAGCTAAATAGCTTGAGCAAGACAACAAAGTAG
- the malQ gene encoding 4-alpha-glucanotransferase, whose amino-acid sequence MIIDNRSAGILLHITSLPSRFGIGDLGPEAYTFADQLEEAGQRFWQILPLNPTEESYGNSPYSSHSAFAGNPLLISPELLVKDGLLHDKDLQHNEKFDDARVDYATVSKFKLKLLQRAFKNFSDELPDKLWKEFADFQKEHKLWLQDFANFVAFKKHFGDKGWVDWPKEIKQRDKKAVKELAEELNEQVEFEMFMQFIFYSQWEKLKQYCNSKDITFFGDMPFYVSHDSADVWSHPHLFKLDDEGNPTAVSGVPPDFFSETGQLWGTPVYDWKSLAEQKYDWWIHRIDHNLRLFGLLRLDHFRAFSAYWEVPASEDTAVNGKWVKSPGREILSLLQHKYKKMPIIAEDLGEIDQPVRDLIKEFDLPGMLVLVFAFVGDEKAFESSFMPHNHTHNSIVYTGTHDNSTVRAWLEESNDEDVDLLSRYAFQKITEKNVHQVMLRMAYMSVAQLAVVPVQDVLGLGKEAIMNKPSTGSGNWEWRLQPGQFSKEYVTELQDLAKLYGRWEEPENK is encoded by the coding sequence ATGATTATAGATAACCGTAGTGCAGGAATCCTGCTTCATATTACTTCGCTTCCCTCCCGCTTTGGTATCGGCGACCTGGGTCCGGAGGCTTATACTTTCGCCGATCAGTTAGAAGAGGCCGGACAGCGCTTTTGGCAGATTTTGCCCCTCAACCCGACAGAGGAAAGTTATGGCAACTCTCCCTATAGCAGCCACTCTGCCTTTGCAGGAAACCCGCTGCTTATTAGTCCGGAGCTATTGGTAAAGGACGGCCTGTTGCACGACAAAGACCTGCAGCACAATGAGAAGTTCGATGATGCCCGAGTGGACTATGCCACAGTAAGTAAGTTTAAGCTGAAGTTGTTGCAAAGGGCTTTTAAAAACTTTAGCGATGAGCTGCCCGACAAATTATGGAAGGAATTTGCTGATTTTCAGAAAGAGCATAAACTGTGGCTACAGGACTTTGCCAACTTTGTAGCCTTTAAAAAGCACTTTGGTGACAAAGGCTGGGTAGATTGGCCAAAGGAGATAAAGCAGCGCGACAAGAAGGCTGTAAAAGAACTGGCTGAGGAGCTAAACGAGCAAGTGGAGTTTGAGATGTTTATGCAGTTCATCTTCTACAGCCAGTGGGAGAAACTAAAGCAGTACTGCAATAGCAAAGACATCACCTTTTTTGGCGATATGCCATTTTATGTGAGCCACGACAGTGCTGATGTATGGAGTCATCCACACTTGTTTAAGCTTGATGATGAAGGCAACCCTACCGCTGTCTCGGGAGTACCACCGGATTTCTTTAGCGAAACCGGCCAGCTTTGGGGCACCCCTGTATATGACTGGAAGTCCTTAGCAGAACAGAAGTACGATTGGTGGATTCATCGCATAGACCACAACCTGCGTCTTTTCGGCCTGCTCCGCCTCGACCACTTCAGAGCCTTCTCTGCCTATTGGGAAGTGCCTGCCAGCGAAGACACAGCAGTAAACGGTAAGTGGGTAAAATCTCCAGGACGTGAAATACTGAGCCTGCTTCAGCACAAATACAAGAAGATGCCGATAATTGCAGAAGACCTTGGCGAAATAGACCAGCCTGTCCGGGATCTTATCAAAGAGTTTGATTTGCCGGGCATGTTGGTATTGGTATTTGCTTTTGTGGGCGATGAGAAGGCGTTTGAGAGTTCTTTTATGCCGCACAACCACACCCACAACAGCATAGTGTACACAGGCACACACGATAACAGTACCGTACGCGCATGGCTTGAGGAGTCTAACGACGAAGACGTAGATTTGCTAAGCCGATATGCTTTTCAAAAAATCACAGAGAAGAACGTGCACCAGGTAATGCTCCGCATGGCTTATATGTCAGTGGCACAGTTAGCCGTGGTTCCGGTACAGGATGTGCTTGGTTTAGGCAAGGAGGCAATCATGAATAAACCTTCCACAGGCTCAGGTAACTGGGAATGGCGCCTTCAACCAGGGCAATTCTCCAAAGAGTATGTAACTGAATTGCAAGATTTGGCCAAACTCTATGGTCGCTGGGAAGAACCTGAAAACAAGTAA